One segment of Streptomyces bathyalis DNA contains the following:
- a CDS encoding pyridoxamine 5'-phosphate oxidase family protein, with the protein MQGRVPLAYTVPSPGTSSDPYVRTERTVPTRHRERASYDRELVHSILDEDYICHLGFVRDGAPVVLPTLYARRGEQVYLHGSTGSRPLREADSGEGLPVCLTVTRVDGLVLARSAFHHSLNYRSVMVHGTAYRVTEDEELTAALDALVDGVVPGRAADSRRADARELAATAVLRLDLTEVSAKVRQGGPSDDAEDLALPHWSGVVPVSRVYGTPVPAEDLAPGTELPAYLKGR; encoded by the coding sequence ATGCAAGGGAGAGTTCCTTTGGCGTACACCGTCCCTTCCCCCGGCACCTCCTCCGACCCGTACGTCCGCACGGAGCGCACCGTCCCCACCAGGCATCGCGAACGCGCCTCCTACGACCGCGAGTTGGTGCACTCGATCCTCGACGAGGACTACATCTGCCACCTGGGGTTCGTACGCGACGGCGCACCGGTGGTCCTGCCCACGCTGTACGCCCGCAGGGGCGAGCAGGTCTATCTGCACGGGTCCACCGGCTCGCGTCCGTTGCGGGAGGCGGACTCCGGCGAAGGTCTGCCGGTCTGCCTCACCGTTACCCGCGTCGACGGGCTCGTCCTCGCCCGCTCCGCCTTCCACCACTCGCTCAACTACCGCTCGGTGATGGTCCACGGGACCGCGTACCGGGTCACCGAGGACGAGGAACTCACCGCCGCCCTCGACGCCTTGGTCGACGGAGTGGTCCCGGGGCGCGCGGCCGACTCCCGCCGTGCCGACGCCAGGGAACTGGCCGCCACAGCCGTTCTGCGTCTCGATCTGACGGAGGTCTCCGCGAAGGTCCGTCAGGGCGGTCCGTCCGACGACGCGGAGGACCTCGCGCTACCGCACTGGAGCGGTGTCGTCCCTGTCAGCCGGGTCTACGGCACCCCCGTTCCCGCCGAGGACCTTGCCCCCGGCACGGAGCTGCCCGCGTACCTCAAGGGCCGCTGA